The proteins below are encoded in one region of Sminthopsis crassicaudata isolate SCR6 chromosome 1, ASM4859323v1, whole genome shotgun sequence:
- the LOC141556362 gene encoding uncharacterized protein LOC141556362: MKDLSPTKSLRDGPCTSEMGKAWEHHGRFKKEQNNEGEYSRQGKEIQTEAVVEVRASESCKYSQSSSPKPVFVPQQVLSIVMDLLNRENQRRSFTRESDQRQRTQICSQKNYSEGKKCQKVFHSDLDPIKTSGNLTEEQFHEKGNSFLLNNELTLHQKSHIGKKCSEMSPCEKPSCQKADLPQHSSIQSENKSYNCSDCGKAFRRKVNLTQHYRIHIGEKLFKCSDCGKAFRLKLELIQHCKIHTGEKPFKCSDCGKAFRHKGSLTEHYRIHTGEKPYECSECGKVFHHKATLRRHYRIHTGEKPFKCSDCGKAFRKKGNLTEHYRIHTGEKPHECSDCGKVFHHKATLTKHYRIHTGEKPFKCSDCGKAFRNKGNLTEHYRIHTGEKPYECSECGKVFHHKATLTRHYRIHTGEKPFKCSDCGKAFQKKGHLTEHYRIHTGEKPFKCSDCGKAFRKQVNLTQHYRIHTGEKPYECSECGKVFHQKATLTRHYRIHTGEKPFKCSDCGKAFHMKSELIHHCNIHTGVKPFKCSVCGKAFWKQVNLRQHYKIHTGEKPFKCSECGKAFHMKSELTRHCNIHTGEKPFKCSDCGKAFWWKVNLRQHYRNHTGEKPFKCSDCGKTFLCHSDLSRHQRTHTGERPYECSECGKTFQRNYVLNNHRKSHMELKPHSSSVCGKAFSQKSTLTNHNNIDTGEKPFKCNDCGKAFPGGTSLSLHQRIHTGERPYECSECGKTFLSKSNMTQHQSIHTGLKPHQCSVCGKAFSKKSTLTIHTRIHTGEKPFKCSDCGKAFTSGTMLTVHKRIHTGERPYECSECGKTFLSNSNMTQHRRTHTRLKSH; this comes from the coding sequence ATGAAAGACTTATCCCCAACCAAATCCTTAAGGGATGGCCCTTGTACCTCTGAGATGGGAAAAGCCTGGGAGCATCATGGCAGGtttaagaaagaacaaaacaatgaGGGGGAATATTCCAGACAAGGGAAAGAAATCCAAACAGAAGCTGTTGTTGAAGTCAGAGCCTCTGAATCCTGTAAATACAGCCAAAGCTCCAGCCCAAAGCCAGTCTTCGTTCCACAACAGGTACTATCTATAGTAATGGATCTCCTTaacagagagaatcagagaaggAGCTTCACCAGGGAGTCGGACCAAAGACAGCGCACTCAAATCTGTTCACAGAAGAACTATTCTGAGGGGAAGAAATGTCAGAAAGTTTTCCATTCTGATTTGGACCCCATTAAAACATCAGGAAATCTTACTGAAGAGCAGTTTCATGAAAAAGGGAATTCTTTCCTCCTGAACAATGAACTTACTCTACACCAGAAAAGTCATATTGGAAAAAAGTGCTCTGAAATGTCTCCATGTGAGAAGCCATCCTGTCAGAAGGCAGATCTGCCTCAACATTCCAGTATTCAGAGTGAAAACAAATCCTATAACTGCAGTGACTGTGGAAAGGCCTTCAGGCGGAAAGTAAATCTTACACAGCACTACAGAATTCACATTGGAGAGAAACTTTTCAAATGCAGTGACTGTGGAAAGGCCTTCCGCCTGAAATTGGAACTCATTCAGCACTGcaaaattcacactggagagaaacctttcaaATGCAGTGACTGTGGAAAGGCCTTCCGGCACAAAGGAAGTCTTACGGAGCACtacagaattcacactggagagaaaccatatgaaTGCAGTGAATGTGGAAAAGTCTTCCATCATAAAGCAACTCTTAGAAGACACtacagaattcacactggagagaaacctttcaaatgcagtgactgtggaaaggctttcCGGAAGAAAGGAAATCTTACAGAGCACtacagaattcacactggagagaaaccacatGAATGCAGTGACTGTGGAAAAGTCTTCCATCATAAAGCAACTCTTACAAAACACtacagaattcacactggagagaaacctttcaaatgcagtgactgtggaaaggctttcCGGAACAAAGGAAATCTTACAGAGCACtacagaattcacactggagagaaaccatatgaaTGCAGTGAATGTGGAAAAGTCTTCCATCATAAAGCAACTCTTACAAGACACtacagaattcacactggagagaaacctttcaaatgcagtgactgtggaaaggctttcCAGAAGAAAGGACATCTTACAGAGCACtacagaattcacactggagagaaacctttcaaatgcagtgactgtggaaaggctttcCGGAAGCAAGTAAATCTTACACAGCACtacagaattcacactggagagaaaccatatgaaTGCAGTGAATGTGGAAAAGTCTTCCATCAGAAAGCAACTCTTACAAGACACtacagaattcacactggagagaaacctttcaaATGCAGTGACTGTGGAAAGGCCTTCCACATGAAATCGGAACTCATACACCACTGTAACATTCATACTGGAGTGAAGCCTTTTAAATGCAGTGTCTGTGGAAAGGCCTTCTGGAAGCAAGTAAATCTTAGACAGCACTAcaaaattcacactggagagaaacctttcaaatgcagtgaatgtggaaaggcctttcATATGAAATCAGAACTCACTCGTCACTGCAacattcatactggagagaaacctttcaaATGTAGTGACTGTGGAAAGGCCTTCTGGTGGAAAGTAAATCTTAGACAGCACTACAGAaatcacactggagagaaaccttttaaatgcaGTGACTGTGGGAAAACCTTTCTTTGCCACTCAGACCTGAGTCGACATCAGAGAACTCATACTGGAGAGAGACCCTATGAGTGTAGTGAGTGTGGGAAGACATTCCAAAGAAACTACGTCCTGAATAACCACCGGAAAAGTCATATGGAACTAAAACCTCATTCGTCCAGCGTGTGTGGGAAGGCGTTCTCTCAGAAGTCTACTCTTACTAATCATAACAATATTGATACTGGAGAAAAGCCTTTTAAATGTAATGACTGTGGGAAAGCTTTTCCTGGGGGCACATCACTGTCcttacatcagagaattcacactggagagagacCCTATGAGTGTAGTGAGTGTGGGAAGACATTCCTATCTAAGTCCAACATGACTCAACACCAGAGCATTCATACCGGACTGAAACCTCATCAGTGTAGCGTGTGTGGAAAGGCGTTCTCTAAAAAATCTACTCTTACCATTCATACCaggattcatactggagagaagccttttaAATGCAGTGATTGTGGGAAAGCCTTTACTTCTGGGACAATGCTAACCGTACAtaagagaattcacactggagagagacCCTATGAGTGTAGTGAGTGTGGGAAGACATTCCTATCCAACTCCAACATGACTCAACACAGGAGAACTCATACAAGACTAAAATCTCATTAG